In Trifolium pratense cultivar HEN17-A07 linkage group LG7, ARS_RC_1.1, whole genome shotgun sequence, a genomic segment contains:
- the LOC123898726 gene encoding VQ motif-containing protein 25-like has protein sequence MENKLRNHNFTCIANSNQSKNSLAMHKQSHTVSKIKPKIRIIHIFAPEIIKTDTENFKELVQNLTGKPSEEKRYYKKKTRKVEVEESKKEGIREQESRSTSSGSGLSSEEFPRMMTMKNEVSNGEFWGLNLTKVKEEVGSGGYLGGFSDLEGFISEINGGFPMFPLDHVTNNIQGFEQHQLL, from the coding sequence ATGGAAAACAAGCTTAGAAACCATAATTTTACATGCATAGCAAATTCAAACCAATCTAAAAATTCCCTAGCTATGCACAAACAATCTCATACAGTatcaaaaatcaaaccaaagatACGTATAATTCACATATTTGCACCTGAGATCATCAAGACCGATACCGAGAATTTTAAGGAACTTGTTCAAAATTTAACTGGGAAACCAAGTGAAGAGAAAAGGTATTACAAGAAAAAGACAAGAAAAGTTGAAGTTGAAGAATCAAAAAAAGAAGGAATTAGAGAACAAGAATCAAGGAGTACTAGTAGTGGAAGTGGCCTATCATCAGAGGAATTTCCAAGAATGATGACAATGAAGAATGAAGTGAGTAATGGTGAGTTTTGGGGGTTGAATCTAACTAAAGTTAAAGAAGAAGTAGGGAGTGGAGGGTACTTAGGAGGGTTTTCAGATTTGGAAGGGTTTATTTCTGAGATTAATGGTGGATTTCCTATGTTTCCTTTGGATCATGTTACTAATAATATTCAAGGGTTTGAACAACATCAACTTCTATAG